A window of the Streptomyces griseochromogenes genome harbors these coding sequences:
- a CDS encoding diacylglycerol kinase, with the protein MATFATSEQLLVIIDPAARQTDGESVRIAKDVLSAGATTKVCLPDGPEEFARALGRRGSRRPVVVGDDRALVRAVTLLHRQRELAGCALSVVPVGGTALAESLGVPCGAVAAARAVLDGAERPLDLLVDDGDGLVLGALGIPPAPVRAAVAAEPVSVAPGRPWLRTTYRSLVRTLAPRPARLTAVPAPGPARLRVDIDGETLVDLDQPVEAVTVTPGSGGVARVEVRPLSVGAEATPLTASGRSVTVAGGDFRYRADAAVSGPVRRRTWTVREAAWTLTLPAGT; encoded by the coding sequence GTGGCGACCTTCGCGACGTCCGAACAGCTGCTGGTGATCATCGATCCGGCGGCCCGGCAGACGGACGGTGAGTCCGTACGGATCGCGAAAGACGTGCTCAGCGCGGGTGCCACCACCAAAGTGTGTCTGCCGGACGGGCCCGAGGAATTCGCCCGGGCGCTCGGCCGGCGAGGGTCCCGGCGCCCGGTCGTGGTCGGCGACGACCGGGCTCTGGTCCGCGCGGTGACCCTGCTGCACCGGCAGCGGGAGCTGGCCGGATGTGCCCTGTCGGTGGTGCCGGTCGGCGGCACGGCCCTGGCGGAGTCCCTCGGCGTGCCCTGCGGGGCGGTGGCCGCAGCGCGGGCCGTGCTGGACGGGGCGGAGCGCCCCCTGGACCTCCTCGTCGACGACGGCGACGGGCTGGTGCTGGGCGCACTGGGCATCCCGCCGGCGCCGGTGCGGGCGGCCGTCGCCGCCGAACCGGTGAGTGTCGCTCCGGGCCGCCCCTGGCTGCGCACGACGTACCGCTCCCTGGTCCGCACCCTGGCGCCCCGCCCCGCCCGTCTGACGGCCGTACCGGCGCCGGGGCCCGCCCGGCTCCGGGTGGACATCGACGGCGAGACGCTGGTGGACCTGGACCAGCCCGTGGAGGCGGTCACGGTGACACCGGGCTCCGGCGGGGTCGCGCGGGTCGAGGTGCGACCGCTGTCGGTGGGCGCGGAGGCGACGCCGCTCACGGCGTCGGGGCGCTCGGTGACCGTGGCCGGCGGGGACTTCCGGTACCGGGCGGACGCGGCGGTCTCCGGGCCCGTACGGCGCCGGACCTGGACCGTGCGCGAGGCCGCGTGGACGCTGACGCTGCCCGCCGGCACCTGA
- a CDS encoding adenylosuccinate synthase encodes MPALVLLGAQWGDEGKGKATDLLGGSVDYVVRYQGGNNAGHTVVVGDQKYALHLLPSGILSPGCTPVIGNGVVVDPSVLLSELSGLNERGVDTSKLLISGNAHIITPYNVTVDKVTERFLGKRKIGTTGRGIGPTYADKINRVGIRVQDLYDESILLQKVEAALDVKNQLLTKLYNRRAIAADQVVEELLGYAEQIKPYVTDTVLVLNQALEDDKVVLFEGGQGTLLDIDHGTYPFVTSSNPTAGGACTGAGVGPTKISRVIGILKAYTTRVGAGPFPTELFDEDGEALRRIGGERGVTTGRDRRCGWFDAVIARYATRVNGLTDFFLTKLDVLTGWEQIPVCVAYEIDGKRVEELPYSQTDFHHAKPVYETLPGWSEDITKAKSFSDLPKNAQNYVKALEEMSGAPISAIGVGPGRDETIEINSFL; translated from the coding sequence GTGCCCGCACTTGTGCTGCTCGGTGCTCAGTGGGGTGACGAAGGCAAGGGGAAGGCCACCGACTTGCTCGGTGGCTCGGTGGACTATGTGGTGCGATACCAGGGCGGCAACAACGCCGGCCACACGGTGGTCGTCGGCGACCAGAAGTATGCACTCCACCTCCTCCCTTCCGGAATCCTCTCGCCCGGTTGTACGCCGGTCATCGGTAACGGTGTCGTCGTCGACCCGTCGGTCCTGCTCTCCGAGCTGAGCGGTCTGAACGAGCGCGGCGTCGACACGTCCAAGCTCCTGATCAGCGGTAACGCGCACATCATCACGCCGTACAACGTGACCGTCGACAAGGTGACGGAACGCTTCCTCGGCAAGCGCAAGATCGGTACGACCGGCCGCGGCATCGGCCCGACCTACGCGGACAAGATCAACCGTGTCGGCATCCGGGTCCAGGACCTCTACGACGAGTCGATCCTGCTGCAGAAGGTCGAGGCGGCCCTCGACGTCAAGAACCAGCTGCTCACCAAGCTCTACAACCGGCGCGCGATCGCCGCCGACCAGGTGGTCGAGGAGCTGCTGGGCTACGCCGAGCAGATCAAGCCGTACGTCACCGACACCGTGCTGGTCCTGAACCAGGCGCTGGAGGACGACAAGGTCGTCCTGTTCGAGGGCGGCCAGGGCACCCTCCTGGACATCGACCACGGCACGTACCCCTTCGTCACCTCCTCGAACCCGACCGCGGGCGGCGCTTGCACCGGCGCCGGCGTGGGCCCGACGAAGATCAGCCGGGTCATCGGCATCCTCAAGGCGTACACGACCCGCGTCGGCGCCGGCCCCTTCCCGACCGAGCTGTTCGACGAGGACGGCGAGGCGCTGCGCCGCATCGGCGGCGAGCGGGGCGTGACGACCGGGCGCGACCGCCGCTGCGGCTGGTTCGACGCGGTCATCGCCCGCTACGCGACCCGCGTGAACGGCCTGACCGACTTCTTCCTCACCAAGCTGGACGTCCTCACCGGCTGGGAGCAGATCCCGGTCTGTGTGGCGTACGAGATCGACGGCAAGCGCGTCGAGGAGCTGCCCTACTCGCAGACGGACTTCCACCACGCGAAGCCGGTCTACGAGACCCTGCCGGGCTGGTCCGAGGACATCACCAAGGCGAAGTCCTTCTCCGACCTGCCGAAGAACGCCCAGAACTACGTCAAGGCGCTGGAGGAGATGTCCGGCGCCCCGATCTCCGCGATCGGCGTGGGCCCGGGCCGGGACGAGACGATCGAGATCAACTCGTTCCTGTAG
- a CDS encoding DUF6230 family protein, producing the protein MAHRVGRTRWRRFAVVLVSGVVACGTLGIAMGEGALAASFLISGKRFQVTADTLTARGLSIYSMLDVTKHGERVPVLVTGSRHSTISGLCQSVLVEVPVLGPQTLKITGGNERPVEATNLFLDTTFQSAGQADFRGLDMGIAQGEITKGPINPGDRNSPYFDPGGFGQQATSVSLTDVRLTAVALSAGTFDIPGLRVRIEQGRHECA; encoded by the coding sequence ATGGCGCACCGCGTCGGCAGGACCCGTTGGCGACGCTTCGCGGTGGTCCTGGTGTCCGGTGTCGTGGCCTGCGGGACGCTCGGCATCGCCATGGGAGAGGGGGCGCTGGCGGCGTCGTTCCTCATCTCCGGCAAGAGGTTCCAGGTCACCGCGGACACCCTGACCGCGCGCGGACTCAGCATCTACAGCATGCTGGACGTGACCAAGCACGGCGAGCGCGTGCCGGTGCTGGTCACCGGATCCCGGCACTCGACGATCAGCGGGCTGTGCCAGTCCGTACTGGTCGAGGTCCCGGTGCTGGGCCCGCAGACGCTGAAGATCACCGGCGGGAACGAACGCCCGGTCGAGGCGACGAACCTGTTTCTCGACACGACCTTCCAGTCGGCGGGGCAGGCGGATTTCAGAGGCCTCGACATGGGCATCGCGCAGGGGGAGATCACCAAGGGGCCGATCAATCCGGGCGACCGGAACTCGCCCTACTTCGACCCCGGCGGCTTCGGGCAGCAGGCCACGTCGGTCAGCCTGACCGACGTGCGGCTGACCGCGGTCGCGCTCTCCGCCGGCACGTTCGACATCCCCGGCCTGCGCGTGCGGATCGAGCAGGGCCGCCACGAATGCGCCTGA
- a CDS encoding DUF6114 domain-containing protein gives MRLTPGWATPAERARVRRAVAHARRRFRTWRGERPFWAGLFTSAAGLPILYWPYVDLDMGGIPLALSTTSGAGSLVIGVLLITLGLTLWYHAHLRVFAGIATLLLALVSFPVANLGGLFLGVSTGLIGGSLACAWVPPATEEPSAAEADGGPS, from the coding sequence ATGCGCCTGACCCCCGGGTGGGCCACGCCCGCCGAACGCGCCCGCGTCCGCCGCGCGGTGGCGCACGCACGCCGCAGGTTCCGCACCTGGCGCGGGGAACGCCCCTTCTGGGCGGGGCTCTTCACCTCGGCGGCGGGGCTGCCCATCCTGTACTGGCCCTACGTGGACCTGGACATGGGCGGGATCCCGCTGGCCCTGTCGACCACGTCCGGTGCCGGATCCCTGGTCATCGGCGTGCTGCTCATCACCCTGGGGCTCACTCTCTGGTACCACGCCCACCTCCGGGTGTTCGCCGGGATCGCCACCCTCCTGCTCGCCCTCGTCTCCTTCCCCGTCGCCAACCTCGGGGGCCTTTTCCTCGGTGTGTCCACCGGCCTGATCGGCGGTTCCCTGGCCTGCGCCTGGGTTCCGCCCGCCACCGAGGAACCGTCGGCGGCGGAGGCGGACGGCGGACCGAGCTGA
- a CDS encoding bifunctional metallophosphatase/5'-nucleotidase encodes MPAQPLNRRTFLQKSAVTGAAVAAAGAVGTGTAEAAEAGHRPEKAPRTWSFSILGTTDLHSHVFDWDYYKDAAYSDKAGNSVGVARVATLIKQQREAKGEDHVLLVDAGDIIQGTSLAYYFARVDPITGTDGKRGPRHPMAVAMNHMRYDAAALGNHEFNYGIEVLRKFESQCHFPLLGANALDAKTLRPAFQPYTVKRICVPGAPDIKVGILGLTNPGIALWDKDNVSGKMVFPGLVEQAKKYVPRMRALGCDVVFLTDHSGLDGSSSWGDSLPYVENASNLVAEQVPGIDAILVGHTHVEVPSYTVKNAETGEEVLLSEPYCWGYRLSVFDFELELHHGQWKVTSKTAQTLNPKDVDEDPEIKKLLEADHELVVKYVNTAVGTCTQDLSAAESCWKDVPIMDFIHKVQMETVKAGLSASDAALPLISVAAPFSRTADIPQGNVTIKDIAGLYIYDNTLYGKKLTGAQLKDYLEYGAKYYHQVPAGTKVDTATLTNANNFWDYMYDTAAGVGYEIDIAQAEGSRIKNLTYNGAPVADDQVFVVAVNNYRANGGSGYPHIASAPNAYSSTNEIRQLMIDYVTAKKTLDPADFAATNWKLTQAGTPVF; translated from the coding sequence ATGCCCGCCCAGCCCCTCAACCGCCGCACCTTCCTGCAGAAGTCGGCCGTCACCGGCGCCGCCGTCGCCGCCGCGGGAGCGGTCGGCACCGGCACCGCCGAGGCCGCGGAAGCCGGGCACCGGCCCGAAAAGGCCCCGCGTACCTGGTCGTTCTCCATCCTCGGCACGACCGATCTGCACAGCCACGTCTTCGACTGGGACTACTACAAGGACGCCGCCTACAGCGACAAGGCGGGCAACTCGGTGGGCGTGGCGCGGGTGGCCACGCTGATCAAGCAGCAGCGCGAGGCGAAGGGCGAGGACCACGTCCTGCTCGTCGACGCCGGCGACATCATCCAGGGCACGTCCCTGGCCTACTACTTCGCCCGTGTCGACCCGATCACCGGCACCGACGGCAAGCGCGGCCCCAGGCATCCGATGGCCGTCGCCATGAACCACATGCGCTACGACGCCGCGGCCCTCGGCAACCATGAGTTCAACTACGGCATCGAGGTGCTGCGGAAGTTCGAGAGCCAGTGCCACTTCCCGCTCCTCGGCGCGAACGCGCTGGACGCGAAGACGCTGCGTCCCGCCTTTCAGCCGTACACCGTGAAGCGGATCTGTGTGCCGGGCGCCCCGGACATCAAGGTCGGCATCCTGGGCCTCACCAACCCCGGCATCGCGCTGTGGGACAAGGACAACGTCAGCGGCAAGATGGTCTTCCCGGGCCTGGTCGAGCAGGCGAAGAAGTACGTTCCGCGGATGCGTGCGCTCGGCTGTGACGTGGTGTTCCTGACGGACCACTCGGGCCTCGACGGCTCCTCGTCCTGGGGCGACTCGCTCCCGTACGTCGAGAACGCCTCGAACCTGGTGGCCGAACAGGTGCCGGGCATCGACGCGATCCTCGTCGGCCACACCCACGTCGAAGTCCCCTCCTACACGGTGAAGAACGCGGAGACCGGAGAGGAGGTCCTCCTCTCCGAGCCGTACTGCTGGGGCTACCGCCTGAGCGTCTTCGACTTCGAACTCGAACTCCACCACGGCCAGTGGAAGGTGACGAGCAAGACGGCGCAGACCCTCAACCCCAAGGACGTGGACGAGGACCCGGAGATCAAGAAGCTCCTGGAGGCCGACCACGAGCTGGTCGTGAAGTACGTGAACACGGCGGTCGGCACCTGCACGCAGGACCTCTCGGCGGCGGAGTCCTGCTGGAAGGATGTGCCGATCATGGACTTCATCCACAAGGTCCAGATGGAGACGGTGAAGGCCGGGCTCTCGGCGTCGGACGCGGCGCTCCCGCTGATCTCGGTCGCCGCGCCCTTCAGCCGCACGGCCGACATCCCCCAGGGCAACGTCACGATCAAGGACATCGCGGGGCTCTACATCTACGACAACACCCTGTACGGCAAGAAGCTGACGGGCGCCCAGCTCAAGGACTACCTGGAGTACGGGGCGAAGTACTACCACCAGGTCCCGGCCGGCACGAAGGTCGACACCGCGACCCTCACCAACGCCAACAACTTCTGGGACTACATGTACGACACGGCGGCGGGCGTCGGCTACGAGATCGACATCGCGCAGGCGGAGGGGTCGAGGATCAAGAACCTCACCTACAACGGCGCCCCGGTCGCCGACGACCAGGTCTTCGTCGTGGCGGTCAACAACTACCGGGCGAACGGCGGTTCGGGCTACCCGCACATCGCCTCGGCGCCGAACGCGTACAGCTCCACGAACGAGATCCGCCAGCTCATGATCGACTACGTGACGGCGAAGAAGACCCTCGACCCGGCCGACTTCGCGGCCACCAACTGGAAGCTGACGCAGGCCGGGACGCCGGTGTTCTGA
- a CDS encoding dolichyl-phosphate beta-glucosyltransferase, with the protein MPAYNEEHRLAPTLDAITTYLTDHEGRWGTWEVIVVDDGSTDGTREVPALNRPRVRLVTSPRNRGKGHALRLGVAVSRGHRVLTTDADLSTPIEELERLDKALSEGNTAAIGSRSVPGADIAHRQHRTRELLGRAGNLLIRRTAVPGIRDTQCGFKLFEGDRAREAFGAARLDGWGIDVEVLHHFHRAGRPIAEVPVRWSHRPGSKVGPLDYLRVLTDLARIRARSLRPADLLATALFLLMSVALYSGRFFAPSHRYLTDSMQDQNQWEWFFAVTADSVAHLHNPLFTDLQGFPDGVNLMANTAMLGLSVPFAPITLLFGPAVSLSVCMALGIAATAAAWYRLIVKRVVRRRSAAFVGASLAAFAPPMVSHANAHPNFVILFMIPLIIDRALRLATGARVVRDGIVLGLMAAYQVFLGEEPLLLASIGTALFAAAYGAVRRDVARAAWRPLLKGLLIGSAVCLPLAGYALYWQFAGPQSYQGILHGDNAGNSPLSLLAFAERSLVAGDAQIAGSLSLNPTEQNAFYGWPLVAVAFAIVVRLWDNALVKALAFTTVAAAVLSLGPKIRIPLTDIVCPGPWALLAHKPLFESVIEGRVAMICAPALGMLLALAVDRAAASRNPTSQYLGLLGVALALLPLIPAPLKSTDRVAVPAFITEGTWKSYVHEGETLVPVPLPDPGAAEALHWQTAAHLGFKLPGGYFNGPWGKDRIGIYGASPRYTSNMLRDVGYTGVAPVIGKEWRAQARQDFAYWKAGALVLAPQPNDGALRTVLNRLTGRDGKWTGGVWVWDLHRGS; encoded by the coding sequence ATCCCCGCCTACAACGAGGAACACCGCCTCGCCCCCACCCTCGACGCCATCACCACCTACCTCACCGACCACGAGGGCCGCTGGGGCACCTGGGAGGTGATCGTCGTCGACGACGGATCGACCGACGGCACCCGCGAGGTCCCGGCGCTGAACCGGCCGCGGGTCCGCCTCGTCACCAGCCCCCGCAACCGGGGCAAGGGCCACGCCCTGCGCCTCGGCGTCGCCGTCTCCCGCGGCCACCGGGTCCTGACCACCGACGCCGACCTGTCCACCCCCATCGAGGAACTGGAGCGCCTCGACAAGGCCCTCAGCGAGGGCAACACGGCCGCCATCGGCTCCCGCTCGGTACCCGGCGCGGACATAGCCCACCGCCAGCACCGCACACGCGAACTGCTGGGCCGCGCCGGAAACCTCCTGATACGCCGCACGGCCGTACCGGGGATCCGGGACACCCAGTGCGGCTTCAAACTGTTCGAGGGCGACCGCGCACGCGAGGCCTTCGGCGCCGCCCGCCTCGACGGCTGGGGCATCGACGTGGAGGTGCTGCACCACTTCCACCGCGCCGGCCGGCCCATCGCCGAGGTCCCGGTCCGCTGGAGCCACCGCCCCGGCTCCAAGGTCGGCCCCCTCGACTACCTTCGCGTCCTCACCGACCTCGCCCGCATCAGGGCCCGCTCCCTGCGCCCCGCCGACCTCCTCGCCACCGCCCTCTTCCTCCTGATGTCGGTGGCCCTGTACTCCGGCCGCTTCTTCGCCCCCTCACACCGCTATCTGACCGACTCCATGCAGGACCAGAACCAGTGGGAGTGGTTCTTCGCGGTCACCGCCGACAGCGTCGCCCATCTGCACAACCCGCTCTTCACCGACCTGCAGGGCTTCCCCGACGGCGTCAACCTCATGGCCAACACCGCCATGCTGGGCCTGTCGGTGCCCTTCGCCCCCATCACCCTGTTGTTCGGCCCCGCCGTCTCGCTCAGTGTCTGCATGGCCCTCGGCATCGCCGCCACCGCCGCCGCCTGGTACCGGCTGATCGTGAAACGGGTCGTACGGCGCAGGAGCGCGGCCTTCGTCGGGGCGTCCCTCGCGGCCTTCGCGCCGCCGATGGTCAGCCACGCCAACGCGCACCCCAACTTCGTGATCCTCTTCATGATCCCGCTGATCATCGACCGAGCCCTGCGCCTCGCCACGGGCGCCCGGGTGGTCCGGGACGGGATCGTGCTCGGCCTGATGGCCGCGTACCAGGTCTTCCTCGGCGAGGAGCCCCTGCTGCTCGCGTCGATCGGAACGGCCCTGTTCGCCGCCGCCTACGGCGCCGTACGCCGGGACGTGGCGCGGGCGGCCTGGCGGCCCCTGCTGAAGGGCCTGCTGATCGGCTCGGCGGTCTGCCTGCCCCTGGCGGGATACGCGCTGTACTGGCAGTTCGCCGGACCGCAGAGCTACCAGGGCATCCTGCACGGCGACAACGCGGGCAACAGCCCCCTGTCCCTGCTCGCCTTCGCCGAGCGCTCGCTGGTCGCGGGCGACGCGCAGATCGCGGGCTCGCTCTCCCTGAACCCGACCGAACAGAACGCCTTCTACGGCTGGCCGCTGGTCGCCGTCGCCTTCGCGATCGTCGTACGGCTGTGGGACAACGCGCTGGTCAAGGCGCTGGCGTTCACGACGGTGGCCGCCGCGGTCCTCTCCCTCGGCCCGAAGATCCGCATCCCGCTCACCGACATCGTCTGCCCCGGCCCCTGGGCCCTGCTCGCCCACAAGCCGCTGTTCGAGTCGGTCATCGAGGGCCGCGTGGCGATGATCTGCGCACCGGCCCTCGGCATGCTCCTCGCGCTCGCCGTCGACCGGGCCGCCGCCTCCCGGAACCCGACCAGCCAGTACCTCGGCCTGCTGGGCGTGGCCCTCGCGCTGCTCCCGCTGATCCCGGCCCCGCTGAAGTCCACGGACCGGGTCGCGGTGCCGGCGTTCATCACGGAGGGGACGTGGAAGTCGTACGTCCACGAAGGCGAGACCCTGGTCCCCGTGCCGCTGCCCGACCCGGGCGCCGCCGAGGCCCTGCACTGGCAGACAGCGGCCCACCTGGGCTTCAAGCTGCCCGGCGGCTACTTCAACGGCCCCTGGGGCAAGGACCGTATCGGCATCTACGGCGCCTCCCCCCGCTACACCTCCAACATGCTCCGGGACGTGGGCTACACGGGCGTGGCCCCGGTGATCGGCAAGGAGTGGCGGGCGCAGGCCCGGCAGGACTTCGCCTACTGGAAGGCGGGCGCCCTGGTGCTGGCCCCGCAGCCCAACGACGGCGCCCTGCGAACCGTCCTGAACAGGCTGACCGGGAGGGACGGGAAGTGGACCGGCGGCGTCTGGGTATGGGACCTGCACAGGGGCAGCTGA
- a CDS encoding GntR family transcriptional regulator: protein MPGNGTVTRSTLRQQIADALRDEVLAGRLRPGRAFTVKEIADQYGVSATPVREALVDLSAQGILEADQHRGFRVPEYSLADYRDMIEARSLVTDGMFQALAAGHTTFADTEDPRTVAALAAVRRRGEEAERAAAAGDLTVLIGYDLRFWRELSGLFGNPYLADFLHRLRVQSWVCAVQHLRRLPDVRGRLWSGHTDLVDALTRRETEKARTIMAAANAHSLALVERLASE from the coding sequence ATGCCCGGCAACGGCACCGTGACGCGCAGCACCCTGCGCCAGCAGATCGCGGACGCGCTGCGTGACGAGGTGCTGGCGGGACGTCTGCGGCCGGGCCGGGCGTTCACCGTCAAGGAGATCGCCGACCAGTACGGCGTCTCGGCGACCCCGGTCCGCGAGGCGCTGGTCGACCTGTCCGCGCAGGGCATCCTGGAGGCCGACCAGCACCGCGGCTTCCGCGTTCCCGAGTACTCCCTCGCCGACTACCGGGACATGATCGAGGCCCGCAGTCTGGTCACCGACGGTATGTTCCAGGCCCTCGCCGCCGGTCACACGACCTTCGCCGACACCGAGGACCCACGGACGGTGGCGGCCCTGGCGGCGGTACGCAGGCGCGGCGAGGAGGCCGAGCGAGCCGCGGCGGCCGGTGACCTGACCGTGCTCATCGGCTACGACCTGCGCTTCTGGCGCGAGCTGAGCGGCCTGTTCGGCAACCCCTACCTCGCCGACTTCCTGCACCGGCTGCGGGTGCAGTCCTGGGTCTGCGCGGTCCAGCACCTGCGCCGCCTGCCCGACGTACGCGGCCGCCTGTGGTCCGGCCACACCGACCTGGTCGACGCCCTCACCCGCCGCGAGACGGAGAAGGCCCGCACCATCATGGCCGCCGCCAACGCCCACTCCCTGGCCCTGGTCGAACGTCTGGCCTCGGAATGA
- a CDS encoding aspartate aminotransferase family protein, whose amino-acid sequence MTPQPNPDAGAAVKAADRAHVFHSWSAQDLIDPLAVAGAEGSYFWDYDGTRYLDFTSGLVFTNIGYQHPKVVAAIQEQAATMTTFAPAFAVEARSEAARLIAERTPGDLDKIFFTNGGADAVEHAVRMARLHTGRPKVLSAYRSYHGGTQQAVNITGDPRRWASDSGSAGVVHFWAPFLYRSRFYAETEEQETARALEHLETTIAFEGPGTVAAIILETVPGTAGIMVPPPGYLAGVREICDKYGIVFVLDEVMAGFGRTGEWFAADLFGVVPDLMTFAKGVNSGYVPLGGVAISAEIAETFAKRPYPGGLTYSGHPLACAAAVATIKVMEEEGVVENARRLGESVVGPALAELAERHPSVGEVRGVGMFWALDLVKNRETREPLVPYNAAGEANAPMAAFGAAAKRHGLWPFVNMNRTHVVPPCNVTEAELKEGLAALDAALSVADEYTA is encoded by the coding sequence ATGACCCCTCAGCCCAACCCCGACGCCGGCGCCGCAGTGAAGGCCGCGGACCGTGCGCATGTCTTCCACTCCTGGTCGGCCCAGGACCTCATCGACCCGCTCGCCGTCGCCGGCGCCGAGGGGTCGTACTTCTGGGACTACGACGGCACGCGGTACCTGGACTTCACCAGCGGGCTCGTCTTCACCAACATCGGCTACCAGCACCCCAAGGTCGTCGCGGCCATCCAGGAGCAGGCGGCGACGATGACGACCTTCGCGCCCGCGTTCGCGGTCGAGGCGCGCTCGGAGGCGGCCCGGCTGATCGCCGAGCGGACCCCCGGCGACCTGGACAAGATCTTCTTCACCAACGGCGGCGCGGACGCCGTCGAGCACGCGGTGCGCATGGCCCGGCTGCACACGGGCCGCCCGAAGGTGCTCTCGGCCTACCGGTCGTACCACGGCGGCACCCAGCAGGCCGTGAACATCACCGGTGACCCGCGCCGCTGGGCCTCGGACAGCGGCAGCGCCGGCGTCGTCCACTTCTGGGCGCCCTTCCTCTACCGCTCCCGCTTCTACGCCGAGACCGAGGAGCAGGAGACCGCGCGGGCCCTGGAGCACCTGGAGACGACGATCGCCTTCGAGGGGCCGGGCACGGTCGCGGCGATCATCCTGGAGACCGTGCCCGGCACCGCCGGGATCATGGTCCCGCCGCCCGGCTACCTGGCCGGCGTCCGCGAGATCTGCGACAAGTACGGCATCGTCTTCGTCCTGGACGAGGTCATGGCCGGGTTCGGGCGCACCGGTGAGTGGTTCGCGGCGGACCTGTTCGGCGTCGTGCCGGACCTGATGACCTTCGCCAAGGGCGTGAACTCGGGTTACGTCCCGCTCGGCGGCGTCGCCATCTCCGCGGAGATCGCCGAGACCTTCGCCAAGCGCCCCTACCCCGGCGGTCTCACCTACTCCGGGCACCCGCTGGCCTGCGCGGCCGCCGTCGCCACGATCAAGGTGATGGAGGAGGAGGGCGTCGTCGAGAACGCCAGGCGGCTCGGCGAGAGCGTCGTCGGCCCGGCCCTGGCCGAGCTGGCCGAGCGGCACCCGAGCGTCGGCGAGGTCCGCGGTGTCGGCATGTTCTGGGCGCTGGACCTGGTGAAGAACCGGGAGACCCGGGAGCCGCTGGTGCCGTACAACGCGGCCGGCGAGGCGAACGCGCCCATGGCCGCGTTCGGTGCCGCCGCCAAGCGGCACGGCCTGTGGCCCTTCGTCAACATGAACCGGACCCACGTCGTGCCGCCCTGCAACGTCACGGAGGCCGAGCTGAAGGAAGGCCTCGCGGCACTGGACGCGGCGCTGAGCGTCGCCGACGAGTACACCGCGTAG
- a CDS encoding DJ-1/PfpI family protein gives MNEATRKPVHLAVYDSLADWETGHTTAHLARAGYQVLTVAIGREPVMSIGGLRIRPDLALADLRAEDSSLLILPGADLWTRTSAAAAAGTDGLAPFARSARAFLDAGVPVAAICGATAGLAREGLLDDRAHTSASPHYLAATEYAGSDRYVEADAVTDRDLITAGPTEPVAFAREVFRLLGVYEGEVLDAWYRLHHDSDVQAYFALQQAAAR, from the coding sequence ATGAATGAAGCGACGCGCAAGCCCGTGCATCTGGCGGTCTACGACAGCCTCGCCGACTGGGAGACGGGGCACACGACCGCGCATCTCGCCCGCGCCGGGTACCAGGTCCTGACCGTGGCCATCGGCCGTGAGCCGGTCATGAGCATCGGCGGGCTGCGGATCCGGCCCGACCTGGCGCTCGCGGATCTCCGCGCCGAGGACAGCTCCCTGCTGATCCTCCCGGGCGCCGATCTCTGGACCCGGACGTCAGCCGCTGCCGCGGCGGGCACGGACGGCCTGGCCCCCTTCGCCCGCTCGGCCCGCGCCTTCCTCGACGCGGGTGTGCCCGTCGCCGCGATCTGCGGAGCCACGGCGGGCCTCGCCCGCGAGGGCCTGCTCGACGACCGCGCCCATACCAGCGCGAGCCCCCACTACCTGGCCGCCACCGAGTACGCCGGCTCCGACCGCTACGTCGAGGCCGACGCGGTCACCGACCGCGACCTGATCACCGCCGGGCCCACCGAACCCGTCGCCTTCGCCCGGGAGGTGTTCCGGCTCCTCGGGGTGTACGAGGGCGAGGTGCTGGACGCCTGGTACCGGCTGCACCACGACTCCGACGTCCAGGCGTACTTCGCCCTCCAGCAGGCGGCGGCCCGGTGA
- a CDS encoding MarR family winged helix-turn-helix transcriptional regulator: protein MSRERQELLSRGALGVFRLNGQFLGVAEELARPAGLTAAWWQVLGAVLPGPLPVSGIARAMGITRQSVQRVADLLVERGLAEYRPNPAHRRAKLLAPTERGRAAVARIGPGHAAFADRLAATMGQAELAEAVRLLERLSAVLDELGPPDGAVTEP, encoded by the coding sequence GTGAGCCGGGAACGCCAGGAACTGCTCAGCAGGGGTGCGCTCGGGGTCTTCCGGCTCAATGGACAGTTCCTGGGTGTCGCCGAGGAGCTGGCGCGGCCGGCCGGGCTCACCGCCGCCTGGTGGCAGGTGCTCGGAGCGGTGCTGCCCGGGCCGCTGCCGGTGTCGGGCATCGCGCGGGCCATGGGGATCACCCGGCAGAGCGTGCAGCGCGTCGCCGATCTGCTGGTGGAGCGGGGGCTCGCCGAGTACCGGCCGAACCCGGCCCACCGCCGGGCGAAACTCCTCGCGCCCACCGAGCGGGGGCGGGCGGCCGTGGCGCGGATCGGCCCCGGGCACGCGGCCTTCGCCGACCGGCTCGCGGCGACGATGGGACAGGCCGAACTCGCCGAGGCCGTACGGCTCCTGGAACGGCTGTCGGCGGTCCTGGACGAGCTGGGGCCGCCCGACGGGGCTGTTACGGAACCGTAG